The following proteins are encoded in a genomic region of Arcobacter cloacae:
- a CDS encoding methyl-accepting chemotaxis protein, which yields MNNLRLKDKIFLILILPLITILILSFISIYNKYEQKSKMNDTSYYISFILKVSTLLGDLQKEREYALTYLDSYGKDKKDELNSQIKSSEIKQEELKTFLDNFHLIKKDKNISTKLEVLNKSILDLTTMRTKLIDLKINRSESYETYNKYIENLISFYDDLLIYSNSKELSKYSQAYLSLINVVEKAYREKEIVHGMFSKNNISNEDYNKLISFISTQNSYLEIFSKNSSVEQLEAYKNSLNNENFKKIENFRNIIYSKIKKDVYLMEIKESLGYGGLIHSYKDYFIEQKDSLLNQIQKNHTKMLKAIKDYKRVENTTKDEIELLDQIQETFDLYMSNAFDNNFLNDSSNDLKTIKALNTLSKNIYGADLKEWEDFSYKKIEFFEQIKDKTIENMLKNIDENSQILNNQIIFFVLFLVVLLSIIFISISFILKRITLSMKKFQNNLNEFFAYSMREKDSIILDEIDGKDEFALMTLNMNKEIIKIEKIIENDKEVLLEITDIVEKVNNGFFEYSIKTKASTKELEALVEIINKMIDRTKLKIDSLNLLLNSYTQGDYKFKLDEVHKKGMYGDFGTLCSSTLLLGQSSSELIAMITNAGVELEKNTKILTNSSNELAISSTEQASSLEQSSAALEQITANIKNNNENMNKMMTIANELNEASNIGSKAATQTSISMDEINEKVHAINDAIAIIDKIAFQTNILSLNAAVEAATAGDAGKGFAVVAAEVRNLANRSADAAKEIKNLVQSASVKSNEGKVIADDMIKGYENLTSKISQTKDIIQSVTLFSKEQESGIIQINDTISRLDSATQKNAMTASNIDVLSNEVSKLSNRLLDITSQSKIDERYYEMVENINLIKEVSKYKNDHINFKKSYYKNLDNFEDCNVVDCKSCNMGKWISSCENENKEFTKFNEWNLLKQNHKDVHQKVQAYVSKNANKEKNQILRKIASEIEETTVKVFDSLNDVLYIDSKLNKS from the coding sequence ATGAATAATTTAAGATTAAAAGATAAGATATTTTTGATATTAATTCTTCCATTAATTACAATATTGATACTATCTTTTATATCAATTTATAATAAATATGAACAAAAAAGTAAAATGAATGATACTTCTTATTACATAAGTTTTATTTTAAAGGTTTCAACATTACTTGGTGATTTACAAAAAGAGAGAGAATATGCTTTAACTTATCTTGATAGTTATGGAAAAGATAAAAAAGATGAATTAAATTCACAGATAAAAAGTAGTGAAATAAAACAAGAGGAGTTAAAAACTTTTTTAGATAATTTTCATTTAATAAAAAAAGATAAAAATATATCAACAAAACTTGAAGTATTAAATAAATCTATTTTAGATTTAACAACAATGAGAACAAAACTAATAGATTTGAAAATAAATAGGTCAGAAAGTTATGAAACTTATAATAAATATATAGAAAATTTAATCTCATTTTATGATGATTTGCTAATTTATTCAAATAGTAAAGAGTTATCAAAATATTCACAAGCATATCTTTCTTTAATTAATGTTGTTGAAAAAGCATATAGAGAAAAAGAGATTGTACATGGAATGTTTTCCAAAAATAATATTTCTAATGAAGATTACAACAAACTTATATCTTTTATTTCTACCCAAAACTCTTATTTAGAAATTTTTTCAAAGAATTCATCAGTAGAACAATTAGAAGCTTATAAAAATAGTCTAAATAATGAAAATTTTAAAAAAATAGAAAATTTTAGAAATATTATTTATTCTAAAATAAAAAAAGATGTTTATCTTATGGAGATAAAGGAGTCTTTAGGATATGGTGGATTGATACACTCTTATAAAGATTATTTTATTGAACAAAAAGACTCTTTATTAAATCAAATTCAAAAAAATCATACTAAAATGTTAAAAGCAATAAAAGATTATAAAAGAGTTGAAAATACTACAAAAGATGAAATAGAATTGCTAGATCAAATTCAAGAGACTTTTGATTTATATATGTCAAATGCTTTTGATAACAATTTTTTAAATGACTCATCAAATGATTTAAAAACAATAAAAGCTTTAAATACTTTATCAAAAAATATTTATGGTGCAGATTTGAAAGAGTGGGAAGATTTTTCATATAAAAAAATAGAGTTTTTTGAACAAATAAAAGATAAAACCATAGAAAATATGCTTAAAAATATAGATGAAAATAGTCAAATCTTAAATAATCAGATAATTTTCTTTGTATTATTTTTAGTTGTGCTTCTTTCTATAATTTTTATTAGTATTAGTTTTATATTAAAAAGAATTACATTATCAATGAAAAAGTTTCAAAATAATCTTAATGAATTTTTTGCATATTCTATGCGAGAAAAAGATTCGATAATTTTAGATGAAATAGATGGAAAAGATGAGTTTGCTTTGATGACTTTAAATATGAATAAAGAGATAATAAAAATAGAAAAAATAATAGAAAATGATAAAGAGGTTTTATTAGAAATTACAGATATCGTTGAAAAAGTAAATAATGGATTTTTTGAATATTCTATTAAAACTAAAGCTTCAACAAAAGAGCTTGAGGCTTTAGTTGAAATTATTAATAAAATGATTGATAGAACAAAATTAAAAATTGATAGTTTAAATTTATTATTAAACTCTTATACACAAGGAGATTATAAATTTAAACTTGATGAAGTTCATAAAAAAGGAATGTATGGTGATTTTGGTACACTTTGTTCTTCTACTTTATTACTTGGACAATCTTCATCTGAATTAATAGCAATGATTACAAATGCAGGAGTTGAGTTAGAAAAAAATACAAAAATCTTAACAAACTCTTCAAATGAATTAGCAATTTCTTCAACAGAGCAAGCAAGTTCGCTAGAACAAAGTTCCGCTGCACTTGAACAAATTACTGCAAATATAAAAAATAACAATGAAAATATGAATAAAATGATGACTATTGCAAATGAATTAAATGAAGCTTCAAATATTGGAAGTAAAGCAGCAACACAAACATCGATTTCAATGGATGAAATAAATGAAAAAGTTCATGCAATAAATGATGCAATTGCAATAATAGATAAAATAGCATTTCAAACAAATATTCTATCACTAAATGCAGCAGTTGAAGCAGCAACTGCTGGAGATGCAGGGAAGGGATTTGCAGTTGTAGCAGCTGAAGTTAGAAATTTAGCAAATAGAAGTGCAGATGCTGCAAAAGAGATAAAAAATTTAGTACAAAGTGCAAGTGTTAAATCTAATGAGGGTAAAGTTATTGCTGATGATATGATAAAAGGTTATGAAAATCTTACTTCAAAAATATCTCAAACAAAAGATATTATTCAAAGTGTTACTTTGTTTAGTAAAGAGCAAGAGAGTGGAATTATTCAAATTAATGATACTATTTCAAGGTTAGATAGTGCAACTCAAAAAAATGCAATGACAGCTTCAAATATAGATGTTTTATCAAATGAAGTTTCAAAACTTTCAAATAGATTATTGGATATTACAAGTCAATCGAAAATTGATGAAAGATATTATGAAATGGTTGAAAATATAAATCTTATAAAAGAGGTTTCAAAATATAAAAATGATCATATTAATTTCAAAAAAAGTTATTATAAAAACTTAGATAATTTTGAAGATTGTAATGTTGTTGATTGTAAATCATGTAATATGGGAAAATGGATTAGTTCTTGTGAAAATGAAAATAAAGAGTTTACAAAATTTAATGAGTGGAATTTATTAAAACAAAATCACAAAGATGTTCATCAAAAAGTTCAAGCTTACGTTAGTAAAAATGCTAATAAAGAAAAAAACCAAATTTTAAGAAAAATAGCAAGTGAAATCGAAGAGACTACTGTAAAAGTTTTTGATAGTTTGAATGATGTTTTATATATAGATTCTAAGTTAAATAAGAGTTAA
- a CDS encoding DUF5718 family protein encodes MNLLEDLKDYLGFAVAGNFANHLGEAGEADEFSVIKTDEKDAPKGMFPFYIKGHNSFLGTYPICDEIILTHGRENENLQVEAEVALICDFVYENNKVIDIVPKYFSAFNDCSIRVNNGEKLSTKKNWGENTKGISQEIIEIDNFTEKGILSKYHISSFIKRDGIVYDYGTTSAVKSYSYFFMKLKDWMIEKLNTQEDCGPLEELTQFLFDAKNAKGILIAAGATAYTEFGKHNFLKKGDEIFVYVYNAHAHSFNDIMNDMCGMDTYLGQCSKLHQYVK; translated from the coding sequence ATGAATTTATTAGAAGATTTAAAAGATTATTTAGGATTTGCTGTTGCTGGAAATTTTGCAAATCACTTAGGTGAAGCTGGAGAAGCAGATGAATTTTCAGTAATTAAAACAGATGAAAAAGATGCACCAAAAGGGATGTTTCCATTTTATATAAAAGGTCATAATAGTTTTTTAGGAACATATCCAATATGTGATGAAATTATTTTAACCCATGGAAGAGAAAATGAGAATCTACAAGTTGAAGCTGAAGTTGCTTTAATTTGTGATTTTGTTTATGAAAACAATAAAGTTATAGATATAGTTCCAAAATATTTTTCTGCCTTTAATGATTGTTCTATAAGAGTTAACAATGGAGAAAAATTAAGTACCAAAAAAAATTGGGGAGAGAATACTAAAGGTATTTCTCAAGAGATTATAGAAATAGATAACTTTACTGAAAAAGGTATTTTAAGTAAATATCATATCTCTTCTTTTATAAAAAGAGATGGAATAGTATATGATTATGGAACAACAAGTGCTGTTAAATCATACAGTTATTTTTTTATGAAATTAAAAGATTGGATGATTGAAAAACTAAATACCCAAGAAGATTGTGGACCACTTGAAGAATTAACACAATTTTTATTTGATGCAAAAAATGCAAAAGGTATTTTAATCGCTGCAGGTGCAACAGCATATACAGAGTTCGGAAAACATAACTTTTTAAAAAAAGGTGATGAGATTTTTGTTTATGTTTACAATGCCCATGCCCATAGTTTTAACGATATTATGAATGATATGTGTGGAATGGATACTTATTTAGGACAATGTTCTAAGCTTCATCAATATGTTAAATAA
- a CDS encoding fumarate hydratase translates to MSVIKEQDIIDSIASACQYISFYHPEDFVTAMVEAYENEKSEAAKNALGQILINSKMCAMGHRPLCQDTGSVNIFVRVGLKANLELTRELTDVLNAGVAKGYTDPDNTLRYSVVSDPAGKRTNTKDNTPAVIHVTVDNSDELDITVAAKGGGSENKSKFAVLNPSDSIYDWVMANVREMGAGWCPPGILGIGIGGNPEKAMLLAKESLMGHVDIHELQARGPQNALEELRLKLYEDINKVGIGAQGLGGLTTVVDVKILDYPCHAASLPVAMIPNCAATRHIHFKLKAGEGVAKFKKPNLDLWPDITLPMDTIKRVNIADLTKEKLQEFKSGDTLLLTGKILTARDAAHKKIVEYKNAGKPLPNGVDLKDRFIYYVGPVDPVRDEKVGPAGPTTSTRMDKFTKDMMEIGIMGMIGKAERKQPTIDLIKEYKSMYLIATGGAAYLISQSIKDAKVLAFEELGMEAIYEFDVEDMPVTVAVDTEGVSIHTTGPAKWRTI, encoded by the coding sequence ATGAGCGTTATTAAAGAACAAGATATTATAGATAGTATTGCATCAGCATGTCAATATATTTCATTTTACCACCCAGAAGACTTCGTAACTGCGATGGTTGAAGCGTATGAAAATGAGAAATCTGAAGCTGCAAAAAATGCATTAGGGCAAATTTTAATTAACTCTAAAATGTGTGCAATGGGACATAGACCATTATGTCAAGATACAGGAAGTGTTAACATTTTTGTAAGAGTTGGTTTAAAAGCTAACTTAGAATTAACAAGAGAATTAACTGATGTGTTAAATGCAGGTGTTGCAAAAGGTTATACAGACCCTGATAATACATTAAGATATTCAGTTGTATCAGATCCAGCAGGAAAAAGAACAAATACAAAAGATAACACACCAGCGGTTATTCATGTTACAGTTGATAATTCTGATGAATTAGATATTACAGTTGCTGCAAAAGGTGGAGGAAGTGAAAATAAATCTAAATTTGCTGTATTAAATCCATCTGACTCAATCTATGACTGGGTTATGGCTAATGTAAGAGAAATGGGAGCTGGATGGTGTCCTCCAGGAATCTTAGGAATTGGAATTGGTGGAAATCCAGAAAAAGCAATGCTTTTAGCAAAAGAGTCTTTAATGGGTCATGTTGATATTCATGAATTACAAGCAAGAGGTCCTCAAAACGCTTTAGAAGAGTTAAGACTTAAATTATATGAAGATATTAATAAAGTTGGAATTGGTGCTCAAGGACTTGGAGGTTTAACAACTGTTGTTGATGTTAAAATATTAGATTATCCTTGTCACGCAGCTTCATTACCAGTAGCTATGATTCCAAACTGTGCAGCTACTAGACATATTCACTTTAAATTAAAAGCAGGAGAAGGTGTAGCTAAATTTAAAAAACCAAATTTGGACTTATGGCCAGATATTACTCTACCAATGGATACAATTAAAAGAGTAAATATTGCTGATTTAACTAAAGAAAAATTACAAGAATTTAAATCAGGTGATACACTATTATTAACTGGGAAAATTTTAACTGCAAGAGATGCGGCTCACAAAAAAATCGTTGAGTATAAAAATGCAGGTAAACCACTTCCAAATGGAGTTGATTTAAAAGACAGATTTATCTACTATGTTGGACCAGTTGATCCAGTAAGAGATGAAAAAGTTGGTCCTGCAGGTCCTACAACTTCTACAAGAATGGATAAATTTACTAAAGACATGATGGAAATTGGTATCATGGGTATGATTGGTAAAGCAGAGAGAAAACAACCAACAATTGATTTAATTAAAGAGTACAAATCTATGTATTTAATTGCAACAGGTGGTGCAGCATATTTAATTTCTCAATCAATTAAAGATGCTAAAGTACTTGCATTTGAAGAATTAGGAATGGAAGCTATTTATGAATTTGATGTTGAAGACATGCCTGTAACTGTTGCGGTTGATACAGAAGGTGTTTCTATTCATACAACAGGTCCAGCTAAATGGAGAACTATTTAA
- the mscL gene encoding large conductance mechanosensitive channel protein MscL, translating to MLKEFRDFLLKGSVVDMAIGFIFGAAFATFVKSLVENVIMPPIGLLLGRVDFSQLFISLDGNSYATLAELEKAGAPAIKLGVFVNDTISFMILGFVVFMFIKTYNKMKKEEVKEVVPTTKVCSDCAMEIPIAAKKCAHCGNTAV from the coding sequence ATGCTTAAAGAATTTAGAGACTTTCTTTTAAAAGGAAGCGTTGTTGATATGGCTATTGGATTTATTTTTGGTGCAGCTTTTGCAACATTTGTAAAATCATTGGTTGAAAATGTAATCATGCCTCCAATTGGATTATTATTAGGAAGAGTTGATTTTTCTCAATTATTCATCTCTTTAGATGGAAACTCTTATGCTACTTTAGCTGAGTTAGAAAAAGCTGGAGCTCCTGCTATTAAACTTGGAGTATTTGTAAATGACACAATTTCATTTATGATTTTAGGATTTGTTGTTTTTATGTTTATAAAAACTTATAACAAAATGAAAAAAGAAGAAGTAAAAGAAGTTGTTCCAACTACAAAAGTTTGTTCTGATTGTGCTATGGAAATTCCAATTGCAGCTAAAAAATGTGCCCACTGTGGAAATACAGCGGTATAA
- a CDS encoding flavin reductase family protein — protein MILDYKDINDLNRYKIMSGTVIPRPIAWIVTDDDGVLNAAPFSYFIPISSNPALLIVAIGQKDDGSPKDSLANILKTKKATICFVNKDNVDKVQKCAMQLGKDESEIEKFEIEVKNVMDGFPPMIASSQSALFCEYYDTYEIPGDTTPVVLELKYQFIEDDRINERNHVNVENIGRCGVTFKALVDL, from the coding sequence ATGATTTTAGATTACAAAGATATAAATGATTTAAATAGATATAAAATTATGTCAGGAACAGTAATTCCTCGACCAATTGCTTGGATAGTAACAGATGATGATGGTGTTTTAAATGCAGCTCCATTTTCATACTTTATTCCAATCTCTTCAAATCCAGCACTTTTAATAGTTGCAATTGGACAAAAAGATGATGGAAGTCCAAAGGATTCTTTAGCAAATATCTTAAAAACAAAAAAAGCAACTATTTGTTTTGTAAATAAAGATAACGTTGATAAAGTACAAAAATGTGCAATGCAATTGGGAAAAGATGAAAGTGAAATAGAAAAATTTGAAATAGAAGTAAAAAATGTAATGGATGGATTTCCACCTATGATAGCAAGTTCTCAAAGTGCTTTATTTTGCGAATATTATGATACTTATGAAATTCCAGGAGATACAACACCTGTTGTTTTAGAGTTAAAATATCAGTTCATTGAAGATGATAGAATCAATGAAAGAAATCATGTAAATGTAGAAAACATTGGAAGATGTGGAGTTACATTTAAAGCTTTAGTTGATTTATAA
- a CDS encoding MFS transporter, with product MNYRKLFAEHKIIRDLSLVQFIAYFGAWFSNVAIYTMLVDFGSTELAISVVTAMHFLPAILIAPFSGAIIDRVKIKPLMITLLSIELLMTILFLTIDDKSEIWLLMIFIFIRMSAASMFFSTEMSLLAKLLSGKPLQKANEIHSIIWSFTYAFGMAVSGFIVNAYGVKIAFIIDAFIFFTALVVFIRIDFVVKASIASDKILELIKDGFFYIKNNKIILHLIFLHSCVGLTSFDALITILAKNEYKYIISVPLAIGLSNAVRAVALMFGPILLSKYVTKENLHYLMIFQGISIILWGLVQENFYISLIALFVVGLSTTILWSFTYALLQDKCDEKYIGRVISYNDMFFMLACVLTTLFIGLMASLTSVDIITILLGVGFLAFAFYYTRILKWI from the coding sequence TTGAACTATCGTAAATTATTTGCTGAACATAAAATCATAAGGGATTTATCCCTTGTTCAGTTTATCGCTTATTTTGGGGCTTGGTTTTCAAATGTTGCTATTTATACTATGCTTGTTGATTTTGGCTCAACGGAATTGGCAATTTCAGTTGTAACTGCTATGCACTTTTTACCAGCTATTTTAATCGCTCCATTTTCAGGAGCGATTATTGATAGGGTTAAAATAAAACCTTTGATGATTACTTTATTAAGTATAGAATTACTTATGACCATTTTATTTTTAACCATAGATGATAAAAGTGAAATTTGGCTTTTAATGATTTTCATTTTTATTAGAATGAGTGCTGCATCCATGTTTTTTTCAACTGAAATGTCACTTTTAGCAAAACTTTTAAGTGGTAAACCTTTACAAAAAGCAAATGAAATTCACTCTATTATTTGGTCATTTACCTATGCTTTTGGTATGGCAGTTAGTGGTTTTATCGTAAATGCTTATGGTGTAAAAATAGCTTTCATAATAGATGCTTTTATATTTTTTACAGCTTTAGTTGTTTTTATTAGAATAGATTTTGTTGTAAAAGCTAGTATTGCAAGTGATAAAATATTAGAACTTATAAAAGATGGATTTTTTTATATTAAAAACAATAAAATTATTTTGCATCTAATATTTTTACACTCTTGCGTTGGACTTACCTCTTTTGATGCACTTATTACTATTTTGGCAAAAAATGAGTATAAATATATTATTTCAGTTCCACTTGCTATTGGTTTATCAAATGCAGTTCGTGCAGTTGCACTTATGTTTGGACCAATACTTCTTTCTAAATATGTTACAAAAGAGAACTTACACTATTTAATGATTTTTCAAGGAATTTCTATAATTTTATGGGGATTAGTGCAAGAGAATTTTTATATTTCATTGATTGCTTTATTTGTTGTTGGACTTAGTACGACGATTTTATGGTCATTTACTTACGCTTTATTACAAGATAAATGTGATGAAAAATATATCGGACGTGTGATTTCATACAATGATATGTTCTTTATGCTTGCTTGTGTGCTTACAACTTTATTTATTGGATTAATGGCAAGTTTAACTTCTGTTGATATAATTACTATTCTTTTGGGAGTAGGGTTTTTAGCTTTTGCTTTTTATTACACAAGGATTTTAAAATGGATATAA
- a CDS encoding MaoC family dehydratase, with product MSKINMGNFFEDFSIGQKIVHPLPRTISEGDVSLYIAFTGSRFALHSSDVVAKEMGYDKRPIDDILMFHLTFGKSVQDISLNAIANLGYAEMAFPNPVYVGDTVSMTSTVIGLKENSNGKSGVVYVHSVGVNQNGAVVLDFKRWVMVHKKDHSNLSGVNEVPSFAKTTPISQINIPTIKCVDTDSTGGKYFFEDYVEGERLDHPEGITVDNSDHTLATKLYQNNAKVHFNDHMMKSTPMGQRLMYGGIIISMARAISFNGLQNAQWVCAINSGAHANPTYAGDTIYAYTEILEKIEVNRDDIGLLRVRTIGLKNQTAKETPNPKGEDGKYLPNVVLDLDYTIVIPKKVTEKK from the coding sequence GTGTCTAAGATAAATATGGGTAATTTTTTTGAAGATTTTTCAATCGGTCAAAAAATCGTTCATCCACTTCCTAGAACAATAAGTGAAGGTGATGTATCTTTATACATCGCTTTTACAGGTTCAAGATTTGCTCTACACTCTTCTGATGTAGTTGCAAAAGAAATGGGATATGATAAAAGACCAATTGATGATATATTAATGTTTCATTTAACATTTGGAAAATCTGTACAAGATATCTCTTTAAATGCAATTGCAAATTTAGGATATGCGGAAATGGCTTTCCCTAATCCAGTTTATGTTGGAGATACAGTAAGTATGACTTCAACAGTAATTGGATTAAAAGAGAATTCAAATGGTAAAAGTGGAGTTGTTTATGTTCACTCTGTTGGTGTAAATCAAAACGGTGCTGTTGTACTTGATTTCAAAAGATGGGTAATGGTTCATAAAAAAGACCACTCTAATTTAAGTGGAGTTAATGAAGTTCCATCTTTTGCAAAAACAACACCAATTTCACAAATCAATATTCCAACTATTAAATGTGTTGATACAGATTCAACTGGTGGAAAATATTTCTTTGAAGATTATGTTGAAGGTGAAAGATTAGACCATCCTGAGGGAATTACAGTTGATAATAGTGACCACACTTTAGCAACTAAATTGTATCAAAACAATGCAAAAGTGCATTTCAATGACCATATGATGAAAAGCACACCAATGGGTCAAAGATTAATGTATGGTGGAATCATTATTTCAATGGCAAGAGCTATTTCATTTAATGGCTTACAAAATGCTCAATGGGTATGTGCTATAAATAGTGGAGCTCACGCTAACCCTACATATGCAGGTGATACTATTTATGCATATACTGAAATTTTAGAAAAAATTGAAGTAAATAGAGATGATATTGGATTATTAAGAGTTAGAACTATTGGTTTAAAAAATCAAACTGCTAAAGAGACTCCAAATCCAAAAGGTGAAGATGGTAAATATTTACCAAATGTTGTACTTGATTTAGATTACACTATTGTAATCCCAAAAAAAGTTACTGAAAAAAAATAA
- a CDS encoding HpcH/HpaI aldolase/citrate lyase family protein, with amino-acid sequence MTHPSEALFENGKSLPIIPTCEHFAGSEKLILKGFEMQKKLGPVFDITCDCEDGAETGKEVEHAQMIVRVVNSDENPYAMAGTRIHDHSHPDWRQDVDILVPGAGEKLAYITLPKSTCYEDAKTQIEYIQAVAKKAGIKREIPIHVLIETHGALQDVEKIATLPWLQVLDFGLMDFVSGYQGAIPAINMRSPGQFDHRLIGAAKARVAQAAIQNKVIPAHNVTLDLKNPYQTYKDAERARNEFGFMRMWSIYPTQVQAIVDAMKPDFTELEAAQHILIKAQDAEWGPIQYDGELHDRATYRYFWELVQRAKFSGAKLFDETEKRFFA; translated from the coding sequence ATGACACACCCAAGCGAAGCTTTATTTGAAAATGGTAAATCTTTACCAATTATCCCAACTTGTGAACACTTTGCAGGAAGCGAAAAGCTAATCCTAAAAGGTTTTGAAATGCAAAAAAAACTTGGACCTGTTTTTGATATTACTTGTGATTGTGAAGATGGTGCTGAAACTGGTAAAGAAGTTGAACATGCTCAAATGATCGTAAGAGTTGTTAATTCTGATGAAAATCCTTATGCAATGGCTGGAACTAGAATCCATGACCACTCACACCCAGATTGGAGACAAGATGTTGATATTTTAGTTCCAGGTGCTGGAGAAAAATTAGCATATATCACACTTCCTAAATCAACTTGTTATGAAGATGCAAAAACTCAAATTGAGTATATTCAAGCAGTTGCAAAAAAAGCTGGAATTAAAAGAGAAATTCCTATTCACGTATTAATTGAAACTCATGGTGCATTACAAGATGTAGAAAAAATTGCAACTTTACCTTGGTTACAAGTTTTAGACTTTGGTTTAATGGACTTCGTTTCAGGATACCAAGGAGCAATTCCTGCTATTAATATGAGAAGTCCAGGTCAATTTGATCATAGATTAATTGGAGCTGCAAAAGCTAGAGTTGCACAAGCAGCTATCCAAAATAAAGTTATTCCAGCACACAATGTAACTTTAGATTTAAAAAATCCATACCAAACTTACAAAGATGCTGAAAGAGCTAGAAATGAGTTCGGATTTATGAGAATGTGGTCAATTTACCCAACTCAAGTACAAGCTATCGTTGATGCTATGAAACCAGATTTTACAGAATTAGAAGCTGCTCAACACATCTTAATCAAAGCACAAGATGCTGAGTGGGGACCAATCCAATATGATGGTGAGTTACACGATAGAGCAACTTATAGATATTTCTGGGAGTTAGTTCAAAGAGCTAAATTCTCTGGTGCTAAATTATTTGATGAAACTGAAAAAAGATTCTTCGCTTAA